One Lentisphaerota bacterium genomic window, CACGGGCGGCACCTTCCTCCTCGCTTCGCCCTTCGAGGCGGACCAGGTGTGGGAGAACATCCCCGATGAGGTGGCGCGGCAGATCATCGCCAAGAAGCTCAATTTCTACGTGGTCAACGCGCTCAAGCTCGATCATGAGCTGCATCTCGGTGGTCGAATCAATACGATCATGCAGACCGCGTTCTTCAAGATCTCCGGAATTCTGCCTGCTGACGAGGCGATCGCCGCGCTCAAGAATGCCGCCAAGAAGACCTACGGGAAGAAGGGCGATACCGTCGTCAAGATGAACTGGGACGCCATAGACGCCGCCTCCGACGCAGTCAAGCGGGTGGCCTACCCGGCCCGCCCCGCCGGCAAGGTGAAGATGCCCAAGGTCGTCTCCGATAGCGCCCCTGCCTTTGTGAAGAGCGTGACCGCCGAGATCATGGCCCAGCGCGGCGATGCGCTCCCGGTCTCCAAGATGCCCGATGACGGCGTTTGGCCCACCGCCACGACGCAGTGGGAGAAGCGCAACATCGCCACCGACATTCCCTCCTGGGATCCCGCCACCTGCATCCAGTGCATGCAGTGCTCGCTGGTCTGCCCGCACGCCTCGATTCGCGGCAAGGTCTATGATCCCGCCGTGCTCGCCAAGGCGCCGCCGACCTTCAAGTCGGCCGACGCCAAGGGCGTGGTCGGCAAAGGGTTCCCGGGCTTCAAGTACACCATCCAGATCGCCCCCGAGGACTGCACCGGCTGCGGTCTCTGCGTCCAGCGATGCCCCGCCAAGAACAAGGCCAACCCGGCTCTGAAGGCCATCAACCTTTCGCCGCAGATTCCGCTGCGCGCGGCGGAGGCGGCCAACTGGGAGTTCTTCCTCGGGCTTCCCGAGGCCGATTGCACCAAGATCGGCGCCACGACGATCCAGGGGAGCCAGCTCAAGCGCCCGCTCTTCGAGTTCTCCGGCGCCTGCGCCGGCTGCGGCGAGACCCCCTACATCAAGCTGCTCACCCAGCTTGCAGGCGACCGCCTGCTGATCGGCAATGCGACGGGCTGCTCTTCGATCTACGGCGGCAATCTCCCCACCACGCCCTATTGCCAGCGTGCGGATGGACGCGGCCCGGCGTGGTCGAACTCGCTCTTCGAGGACAATGCCGAGTTCGCCTTCGGCATGCGCCTCACCGCCGACAAGCTCAATGTCTACGCGCGGGAGCTCATCGACCAGATGCTCGCCGCCGAGACCTGTTCCGCCGCCCTCAAAGCGGTGGCTCAGAAAATCAAGGGTACCGACCAGAAGGCCACCGAAGGCGTCGAGACCATGCGCGGCCTGGTTGCCGAGCTGAAGACGCTCATCGGCGATGGCGCCTGCTGCGACATTTGCAAGAACCTGCTCGGCGTGGCCGACTACTTGATTCGCAAATCGGTGTGGGCGGTCGGCGGCGATGGTTGGGCGTATGATATCGGCTACGGTGGACTGGACCACGTCCTCGCCACCGGCCGCAACGTCAAGATCCTCGTGCTCGACACCGAGGTCTATTCCAACACCGGCGGCCAAGCGTCCAAGTCCACGCCGCTCGGCGCGGTCGCCAAGTTCGCTGCGGCCGGCAAGCCGCAGATGAAGAAGAACCTCGGCATGATTTCGATGACGTACAAGAACATCTACGTCGCGCAGGTTAGCTTGGGTGCAAACGCAGCGGCCACGGTCAAGGCGTTTGTCGAGGCCGAGGCTTACGACGGCCCGGCTATCATCATTGCCTATTCACACTGCATCGCGCATGGCATCGATATGAGCCTCGGCTTGGAGAACCAGAAGCTTGCCGTTGAAACCGGCCACTTCCCGCTCTACCGCTATAACCCGGAGCTCTCCGCCGAGGGCAAGAACGCTTTGCAACTCGACAGCAAGGCGCCGACGCAGTCGTTCGCCGAGACCGCGCTTCAGGAGAACCGATTCAAGCAACTCCTGACGCTCAACCCGAATGCCCAGGCGATGCTGGCCACGGCGGAGAAGAAGTTCCGGGAGAACTTCGAGATGCTGCAGGCCCTGGCCAACCTGCCGCGGTCCTAAGAAAAGAGGCTCTTGCAAAACCCACCGTGGCACGGGCGTCCCGCCCGTGAAACACGGGCAAGATGGCCGTGCCGCGCCCGTACTCCCGGGGTTTTGCAAGAGCCTCAAAGGAATGACCCTATGGCCGTAAGTATTGCCGAAATCATCTTGTTGTGCCTTATAGCCGATTGGTGTTTCCGGCGCATGCGCATTCCGGGTCTCGTCGGCATGTTGCTCGTGGGCGTTATTCTCGGACCATACGCGCTTGAGTTTCTCGATCCCGGCCTGCTTACAATCGGGCCGGATTTACGCCTGAGCGCCCTCATCGTGATCCTCCTGCGGGTTGGCTTTGAGTTAAGCCGTTCGACACTTCATAGGATCGGCGGCAGAGCTTTACTCTTGGCTTTTATTCCTGCCACCATTGAAGGCGCGGCCATCACCATCGCCGGGCCGTGGTTGCTGGGCTTAAGCTTGCTCGAATCGGCTGTTTTGGGATCGGTTCTTGCGGCTGTTTCTCCCGCCGTAGTTGTACCTTCCATGATTGAGTTCATGAAGGAACGCCGGGGCGCAACCAAAGAGATCCCCTCCATGATCATGGCCGCAGCATCGGTTGACGACGTGTACGTGATCGTCGCGCACACAGCCATCCTGGGAGTCTATGTCGGCCAACAAGTCAATTTGGCAACACAAATCGTCAGTGTGCCGCTTTCTTTGATTTTAGGAATTGCTGTGGGGATTGCCATCGGGAGCGTCCTGTACAAGTTGTTCGACCGATTCAACCCCCGGGCGACAAAGAGGGTTCTCATCGTCATTGCCTTGTCCATTCTTCTCGTTCGAATACAACACAGTTTATCAGGCGTTCTGCCGTTTGCCGGTCTGGTTTCCGCCATGGCCATCGGATTCATTATTTTGGAAAAACGGGAATATATGGCTCATGAACTCTCGGCCAAATTGGCGAAGACGTGGGTGTTTGCGGAAATCATACTGTTCTCGATGGTCGGCGCACAGGTGAACATTGGAATCGCATGGCGAGCGGGTTTGATGGGAGCAGCAATAATAGGTCTTGGGCTTCTGGCTCGCAGCATAGGTGTCGGCCTTTGTCTTATCGGTAGCCGCTTAAACATAGGGGAGAGGTGTTTTGTTGCGGTAGCCTACTCTCCGAAGGCCACCGTGCAAGCCGCCATTGGTTCTGCTCCGCTGCTAGCCATGCG contains:
- the nifJ gene encoding pyruvate:ferredoxin (flavodoxin) oxidoreductase; this translates as MAEKIMVDGNQVAAEVAFACSEVAAIYPITPSSNMGEWADEWASKGLKNIWGTVPQVVELQSEGGAVGAVHGALTTGALTTTFTASQGLLLMIPNMYKIAGELTPTVFHVSARALAAQGLSIFGDHSDIMACRQTGFAMLCANSVQEVMDMATIAHAATLETRIPFVHFFDGFRTSHEVQKIDAVSSDTIRAMIDDTLVAAHRARALSPEKPTIRGTAQNPDVYFQGRETVAPYYTATPGIVQKTMDKFATLTGRQYKLFDYVGAPDAEHVVVIMGSGAEAVHETVEELVRKGEKLGVIKVRLYRPFDAKGFACAIPKSVKTLTVLDRCKEPGSIGEPLYVDIRTALGEIMQYKLADIRSWIPTYGGRYGLGSKEFTPAMVKAVFDNARSAAPMNHFSVGIHDDLTGLSLPIPADFTLSDEGRKECMFYGLGADGTVGANKNSIKIIGEDTDNFAQGYFVYDSKKAGAITVSHLRFGPHLIRSTYLCTKPDFVACHNFSFLEKYDMLANIRTGGTFLLASPFEADQVWENIPDEVARQIIAKKLNFYVVNALKLDHELHLGGRINTIMQTAFFKISGILPADEAIAALKNAAKKTYGKKGDTVVKMNWDAIDAASDAVKRVAYPARPAGKVKMPKVVSDSAPAFVKSVTAEIMAQRGDALPVSKMPDDGVWPTATTQWEKRNIATDIPSWDPATCIQCMQCSLVCPHASIRGKVYDPAVLAKAPPTFKSADAKGVVGKGFPGFKYTIQIAPEDCTGCGLCVQRCPAKNKANPALKAINLSPQIPLRAAEAANWEFFLGLPEADCTKIGATTIQGSQLKRPLFEFSGACAGCGETPYIKLLTQLAGDRLLIGNATGCSSIYGGNLPTTPYCQRADGRGPAWSNSLFEDNAEFAFGMRLTADKLNVYARELIDQMLAAETCSAALKAVAQKIKGTDQKATEGVETMRGLVAELKTLIGDGACCDICKNLLGVADYLIRKSVWAVGGDGWAYDIGYGGLDHVLATGRNVKILVLDTEVYSNTGGQASKSTPLGAVAKFAAAGKPQMKKNLGMISMTYKNIYVAQVSLGANAAATVKAFVEAEAYDGPAIIIAYSHCIAHGIDMSLGLENQKLAVETGHFPLYRYNPELSAEGKNALQLDSKAPTQSFAETALQENRFKQLLTLNPNAQAMLATAEKKFRENFEMLQALANLPRS
- a CDS encoding sodium:proton antiporter — its product is MAVSIAEIILLCLIADWCFRRMRIPGLVGMLLVGVILGPYALEFLDPGLLTIGPDLRLSALIVILLRVGFELSRSTLHRIGGRALLLAFIPATIEGAAITIAGPWLLGLSLLESAVLGSVLAAVSPAVVVPSMIEFMKERRGATKEIPSMIMAAASVDDVYVIVAHTAILGVYVGQQVNLATQIVSVPLSLILGIAVGIAIGSVLYKLFDRFNPRATKRVLIVIALSILLVRIQHSLSGVLPFAGLVSAMAIGFIILEKREYMAHELSAKLAKTWVFAEIILFSMVGAQVNIGIAWRAGLMGAAIIGLGLLARSIGVGLCLIGSRLNIGERCFVAVAYSPKATVQAAIGSAPLLAMRSAGMDTAPGEMILAIAVLSIFRHFTRICGW